In Microvirga sp. 17 mud 1-3, the genomic window CAAGGGCGAGATCCTTGAACATGACCCGATGGCGCAGGACAAGCGCATGAACGACGAAGGGGGCCGTTCGGGCGGTCGCCGCGAGCAGGCGGCGTAACCGAGAGGCCAGGAGAGGTTTGCCATGTTGCAACCGAAGAAGACGAAATTCCGTAAGCAATTCAAGGGCCGCATCTCCGGCGCTGCGAAGGGCGGTACGGACCTCAACTTCGGCCAGTTCGGCCTGAAGGCGATGGAGCCGGAGCGCGTCAACGCCCGGCAGATCGAGGCGGCTCGCCGTGCGATCACCCGCGCCATGAAGCGCGTGGGCCGCGTGTGGATCCGCGTCTTCCCGGACGTGCCGGTGTCGACCAAGC contains:
- the rplP gene encoding 50S ribosomal protein L16, producing the protein MLQPKKTKFRKQFKGRISGAAKGGTDLNFGQFGLKAMEPERVNARQIEAARRAITRAMKRVGRVWIRVFPDVPVSTKPTEVRMGKGKGAPEYWAARVKPGRIMFEIDGVNEETAREALRLGAAKLPIKTRFIQRIAE